The Cervus canadensis isolate Bull #8, Minnesota chromosome 13, ASM1932006v1, whole genome shotgun sequence genomic interval TTCCTCTTTCAGAATAGGAAACCTACACATTCTATGTGGATTTCACATTTACAGAAGTTTATAACTGCTATTCTAGttctgatattttttctttctctgtgtactCTGTAGCAGTTGCCGCCACTGCCCTATCGATTGGTCCTTGACGATTACCATTTCCATGCACACTGATACTATTTCCAGCTGCTAGAATCTGTGACTCTTTCTGAGGACACTCTTGGCCCCGTGAGCCACCTGTTCACTAATGCAAACTGGAAGTACCAAGGAATTTCTGAAAGCATTTAATgcatttaaagcatttaaaagagGTATCATTTAATCAGTGATTATTAGATGTTGGTGGATAAATGCTTCTGTTCTCTTACTGCTTAGATGGGATAACATGTTTGCATTCTCCACTCACTCCCAAATTTTACGTGTGTGATTAAGCTGCATTCATCATGGTGGTAACTTGCTTGATAAAAGACTTATTtctggctttcttatctcccctgtCTCACTTTCCTGCTCTCCTCATGAAGATTCCTAGTATCACTCCAAATAAATGATCTGTTCTTAAATCCTTGGAGTAAGTCCAGTTCTGGGGGAAGCCAAATAACGACCCAATGCTTGTTCCTCCCTCAAAACACATTGCCATGGAAAAGGCATGGTTGAACTGAAAAACTGCACTTTAATGTTGAATCTGTCCTTAGTTATCCTGAATCATTACAGAGTTCACAAATActcaaatttcagttcagttcagtcgctcagtcctctccagctctttgcgaccccatggactgcagcatgccaggcttccctgtccatcatcatccaaactcccagactttgctcaaactcatgtccatcatttctgtgatgccatccaaccgtttcatcctctgtcataccttactcctcctgccttcaatcttttcctgcatcagggtcttttctaatcaatcagttcttcccatcaggtggccaaagtattggagcttcagcctcagcatcagtctttccgatgaatattcaggactgatttcctttaggattgactgatttgatctccttgcggtccaagcgatttcaagagtcttctccaacatgacgGCTCAACAGCATCGactctctggtgctcagctttctttagagtccaactctcacatccgtacatgactactggaaaaaccatagctttgactacacagacctttgtctgtaaagtaatgtctctgctttttaatatcctgtcttgttttgtcaaagcttttcttccaaggagcaagcgtcttttaatttaatggctgcagtcaccatctgcagtgatttttggagtccaagaaaataaaatctgtcactgtttgcattgtttacctatctttttgccatgatgggaccagatgccatgatcttagtttttgaatgttgagttttaagccagctttttcattcttctctttcactttcatcaagaggctctttagttcctctttgctttctgccctaagggtagtatcatctgcatatctgaagttattgatatttctcctggcaatcttgattccagcttgtgcttcatccagtccagcattttgcattatatactctgaatgactgatgctgaagctaaaactccaatactttggccacctgatgcaaagaattgactcatttgagaaaaccctaatgctgggaaagattgaaggcaggaggagaaggggacaacagaggatgagatggttggatgacatcaccgaaccaatggacatgagtttgagtaaacgccaggagtcggtgatggacagggaggcctggcgtgctgcagtccattgggtctcaaagattcggacatgactgagtgactgaactgactgactgactctgaatataagttaaataagcagggtgacaatatacagccttgatgtacccctttcccattctggaaccagtccattttccCATGTCcttttctaattgttgcttcttgacctgcatactgatatctcaggaagcaggtaagatggtctggtattcccatctcttgaagaattttccacatttttttgtgatccacaatCATAGgatttgcatagtcaatgaagcagaagtagttgtttttcgagaattctcttgctttttctatgatccaacgaatattggcaatttgatctctagttcctctgccatttctaaatccatcttgaacatcttaaagttctcagttcacgtactgttgaagcctagcttggagaatttttttttttttttttttttcacaaatgacCAACAGCCATTggttattatattttcttaacaATAAAATTATAATCCCACCTTCCCAGAACCtccactttcaatttttttttttaggacacaAGTGTGTAGGTTTTAAAGCCAAATATCTGCCAACTCCAGAGGAGCCAGAGACAATTCTGTAATCTTCTGTTACTTACATCATTACCAAAGGGCAGGAACCATCCATCTCTTCTCGACAGCTAGCTGGCGGCACAGATGGGGTCGCGATTTCGTGCATACAGATACCTTAGGCACCTCCTACAGTGCCAAGCTCCCAAAATGATCCATGCAAATTTCCCTCTGTCTGCTCCACCGAGCCCTCAGCCATGGCAGCCCTGGCGGCTGGAGTAGTCAGGCAGCGTGCGGCCGCCGAAGGCCTTGGCTCCAGCCAGAAGGCCGTGAAGTACTTGGGCCAGGACTTCGAGGCCTTGAGGCGGCAGTGCTTGGACTCGGGGGTCCTGTTTAAGGACCCAGAGTTCCCAGCATGCCCGTCAGCTTTGGGCTACAAGGATCTCGGACCTTGCTCCCCCCAGACTCAAGGTGTTGTCTGGAAGCGGCCCACGGAATTGTGCCCCAGCCCTCAGTTTATCGTTGGAGGAGCCACGCGCACAGACATCTGTCAGGGTGCCCTGGGTGACTGCTGGCTTCTGGCGGCCATTGCCTCCCTCACCTTGAACCGAGAGCTGCTGCATCGTGTGGTCCCCAGGGACCAGAGCTTCCAGGAGAACTACGCGggaatatttcattttcagttctgGCAATATGGAGAGTGGGTGGAGGTGGTCGTGGACGACAGGCTCCCCACCAAGGATGGAAAGCTGCTCTTCCTGCATTCCGAAGAAGGCAGTGAATTCTGGAGCACGCTGCTGGAGAAGGCCTATGCCAAGCTCAACGGTTCTTATGAGGCTCTCACTGGAGGGTCCACGGTGGAGGGGTTTGAGGATTTCACAGGTGGCATCTCTGAGTTTTATAACCTGAAGAAGCCACCGGCCAATCTGTTCCAGATCATCCGGAAGGCCCTCCGCTCGGGGTCTCTGCTGGCCTGCTCCATTGACGTCTCCAGTGCGGCCGAAACAGAAGCCATCACCAGCCAGAAGCTGGTTAAAGGTCACGCATACTCTGTCACTGGAGTCGAAGAGGTGGATTTCCAGGGCTGTCCAGAGAGGCTGATCAGACTCCGGAACCCGTGGGGCGAAGTGGAGTGGAAGGGGGCCTGGAGCGACGATGCACCGGAGTGGAATTACATAGACCCCAGGCAGAAAGAACAGCTGGACAAGAAAGCTGAGGATGGAGAGTTTTGGATGTCTTTTTCGGATTTCTTGAGGCAGTTCTCTCGGCTGGAGATCTGCAACCTGTCCCTGGACTCATTGAGTAGCGAGGAGGTGCACAAATGGAACCTGGTGCTGTTCAAAGGGTGCTGGACTCGGGGCTCCACGGCTGGCGGCTGCCAGAACTACCCAGGTGGAAGCCTTCCTGTTGGCGGGAGATCACTAATGTCTACACATACAGGCTCCTCCTAGGTCGAATCACCTGAGGCCGCAGCAGAGGAAGAAACTCCGAAAAACATCCCCACATCTCtcaggagaaatgaaagaaagcaaaacccaccctctcccctcccctcctccccaggctgcATGCTCCCTCTCCTAGTTTGATGTTGACCTTGTTGACGGACTCAGATGTGTAGGCGCTGGGCCTCGTTCTCACGACAGAGCTCAGTGCAGGCCTGTGCTCAGGGTGTAGAAGCAGCATTAGAACAAAACCCCACGTGGGTGGAATCCTGGGGCTtgactagcttggagaattttgagtgttactttgctagcgtgtgagatgagtgcaattgtgaggtagtttgaacattctttggcattgcctttctttgggattggaatgaaaactggtgaaatatctctagaaagaatgaagaggctgaataGAAGCAGAAACGATGCctacttgtggatgtgactggtgatggaagtaaagtccaatgctgtaaagaacaacattgcataggaactggaatgttaggtccatgaatcaaggtaaattggaagtggtcacacGGGAGATGACAaggaacatcaacattttaagactcagtgaactaaaatggataggaatgtgcaaatttaattcagatgatcattatatctactactgtggacaagaatcccttagaagaaatggagtagccctcacagtcaacaagagagtctgaaatacagtacttgggtataatctcaaaaacgacaaaattatctctgtttgtttccaaggcaaatcattcagtatcacagtaatccaagtctatgccccaaccactaatgctgaggTATCTGAAGTTGCCAAAGGAGCTGAAGTTCAAGAAGCTGGAGATACTTCTAGGAGGAcatataagaccttctagaactaacagccaaaaaagatgtccttttcattataggggactggaatgcaaaagcagaaagtcaagagatacctggagtaacaggcatgtttggccttggagtacagaatgaagcagggtaaactCTAACAAGAATTTTGCCAAGATAACACagtgatcatagcaaacaccctcttccaataacacaagagacaattctacacatagacatcaccagatggtcagtacagaaatcagattgatcatattctttgcagccgaaggtggagaagctgtatacagccagcaaaaacaagactgggagctgactgtggctcagaccatgaactccttatatcaaattcagacttaaattaaagaaattagggaaaaccactagaccattcaggtatgacctaaatcaaatcccttacagttattcagtggaagtgacatatagattcaagggattagatctatagacagagtgcctgaagaactatggatggaggttcgtaacattgtacagtaTGTGGTGGTCAAAACCagccccatgaaaaagaaatgcaaaaaggcaaaatggtttcctgaggaggccttacaaatagctaaggaaaGAGAAGCGAAAGGTAAAGGAGACAAGGGAAGATATAAGcatcagaatgcagagttccaaagaatagcaaaaggAGATAAGGAagctttcctaagtgatcaatgcaaagaaagagaggaaaacaatagaatgggaaagactagagatcccttcaagaaaattagagataccaagggaacatttcatgcaaagatgggcacaataaaggacagaaatgggatggacctaacagaagcagaagatattaagaggtggcaagaatacatagaagaactatacaaaaaagatcttaatgacccagataaccacgatggtgtgcccactcatctagagccagacatcttggagtccAAAGttaagtaggccttaggaagcatcagtatgagcaaagctagtggagatgatggaattccacctgagctgtttcaaatcctgaaagatgatactgtgaaactGCTggactctatatgccagcaaatttggagaactcagcagtggccacaggactggaaaaggtcagtttttattccagtcccaaagaaaagcaatgccaaatagTATTCAATTGTACATATTATAATAGGAAATCCTAGTATAAAATAAGCTTCCTAAAAGCTTGTgttgcttatttaaatttatagagTAGACTGGCAGTAGCAGCTATTAGTAAAAAGTAACAAATAATGCTTTGGAAGTCATAGAAAATATATGTTTCATATGTATCAATATCTCACAGCATTCATATTTTATTGGTACtttttttataagaatttttcaaggaagaaacagaggaaaccaaTGGTTAATGTTTATCTGGGTGTTAGAGATGGCCATCAAACTAACCCACCCCAGAGTCTGCAGTTTTAAACTCTATCTTCTGAATGATTAAAGCACAGTTTTATTTCTGGGCAGGGGGTGAAGGTAAACCATCTATGCTTTGAAAgtgtctataaatattttttaagtctgtgATCAAATGAAAGTGAGTCTAAAAACATGCTACTGTTTTCACTGGCAATCAGCAGGAGAAGTCAATCATATTAATGTTAAATCAGACCCTTTTCTTGCCTGTTTACAAAGGTATAAATGCTAGCAAACTGAACTTGGTGTGAGGATTATCCAGCTCTGGCTCTACTTGTCTCTCTCTTTAGACTAAGGTCTTGCCTTGAAAATATTGCTTCAGACCTTTGATTTAACCAATTAATCAGTACAGCTAGGGCtattgttgttgtggttcagttgttAATTTGtctccaactatttgcaacctcatggattgcagcattccaggctcctctgtcctctagtatctcccagagtttgctcagagtcatgtccattgagttggtgatgccatccaactatctcatcttctgcatcctccttctccttttgccttcagtctttgccaacatcaggattttttcccaatgagttggctcttcgcatcaggtggccaaagtactggagctatAGCTtaagcatcagtacttccaatgaatatgcaggtttgatttcctttagaattgactggtttgacttctttgctgtccaagggactctcaagagtcttctctaacaccacagttcaaaagcatcaaatctttagcactcagccttcttttcacCCTCTATCCATAGAGGGTGTTTGCTCTtgtgaaagagttgggaatgccagaccacctgacctgcctcttgagaaatctgtatgcaggtcaagaagcaacagttagaactgaacatggaacaacagactggttccaaataggaaaaagattacatcaaggctgtatattgtcaccctgcttatttaacttaaatgcagagtacatcatgagagatgctgggctggaggaagcacaagctggaatcaagattgctgggagaaatatcattaacttcagatatgcagatgagaccacccttatggcagaaagcgaaaaggaactaaagagactcttgatgaaagtgagagagagtgaaaagtttggcttaaagctcaacattcagaaaactaagatcatggcatctggtcccatcacttcatggcaaatagatggagaaacagtgaaaacagtggctgactttgtttttttgggctccaaaatcactgcagatggtgattgcagccatgaaattaaaacatgcttactccttggaaggaaaattatgaccaagctagatggcacattaaaaagcagagacatgactttgccaacaaaggtccatctggtcaaggctatggtttttccaatagtcatatatggatgtgagagttggactataaagaaagctgagcaccaaagaattgatggttttgaactgtggtgttggagaagactcttgagagtcccttggactgcaaggagatccaaccagtccatcataaaggagatcagtcctgggtgttcattggaaggactgatgttgaagctgaaactccaatactttggccacctgatgtgaacagctgactcatttgaaaggaccctgatgctgggaaagattgagggcgggaggagaagggtcaacagaggatgagatggttggatggcatcaccgatttgatgggcatgagtttgggtaaactctgggagtttgtgatggacaaggaggcctggcgtgctgtggtccatggggtctcaaatagtcagacacaactgagtgactgaactgaacagccttctttatggtccatctctcacatccatacatgactataggaaaaaccatagctttgaatatagagccatttgttggcaaagtgatgtctctgctttttaatatgctgtctaggtttgtcgtatcTTTT includes:
- the LOC122452118 gene encoding calpain-8-like, which produces MAALAAGVVRQRAAAEGLGSSQKAVKYLGQDFEALRRQCLDSGVLFKDPEFPACPSALGYKDLGPCSPQTQGVVWKRPTELCPSPQFIVGGATRTDICQGALGDCWLLAAIASLTLNRELLHRVVPRDQSFQENYAGIFHFQFWQYGEWVEVVVDDRLPTKDGKLLFLHSEEGSEFWSTLLEKAYAKLNGSYEALTGGSTVEGFEDFTGGISEFYNLKKPPANLFQIIRKALRSGSLLACSIDVSSAAETEAITSQKLVKGHAYSVTGVEEVDFQGCPERLIRLRNPWGEVEWKGAWSDDAPEWNYIDPRQKEQLDKKAEDGEFWMSFSDFLRQFSRLEICNLSLDSLSSEEVHKWNLVLFKGCWTRGSTAGGCQNYPGGSLPVGGRSLMSTHTGSS